The nucleotide window GCATCCGAACCCCACATAATTTCACTGATGTAGAGCCCCGAACCGATAAGGTCAATCGTGCCACCATTAGCGAGGAAGGTTTCCAAGTTCGGCAAACCGCCTAATCCAACAAGGTTATACTTCAGTTGTGCAGGCGTCCGTTCGTTCGCCTTCGGTTCGTCCTTATCGTTACCGGGATTATTGACGATGCCCGAATTGCCCTCGTTTTTCGCAAAGACAGTCCATCCACTCGCAGGAATACGGATCTCCTTGGGAATCACTACCTCAAGACCTGCCGCTTTATCTTTAAGAATTTCTTGACCAACCTTGACGGTGAGTTGGTCCATACCCTCTGTATAACCATTTGCTGCGGGGGGCATATACATTTTTGGCATCATCTTTTCCTGATCATAGAATGATTTTACTTTAACAACAATGTCGTTCTTATTCTCATACTTCGGCGTAATAACGACAATATAGCGATAAAGCATCATGTTACGACCACTGGATGCTAGGTCACCTGCAGTAAATGTGCCAGCACTTGCACGGGTTTCCATCATCATATCTAAAAAAGTTGGATCCCCAGCAGTTGCGTGTGAAACATCAATATGATCTTTCTTGAAGCCGTCTTTGCGAGGTTCTTCACTTAGTGTAATAAGGACTTCAAAAGTATCAGCAGTGACAGGACGCAGCTCACTACCGACCCTCTCAATTTTATTTACAACTGGCTGACCTACTGGAATAGCGTCAGGCCCAGCGTCACCTTCTGCCGCAGCAACATAATGAAGTTCAATGGAGGCCTCTTTATTTTTCCCTGCAGCCTTTCTTGTGGTACCATCAAGTTCGGCTCTCGGATCCGCAAGTTCTACGGTCTCTTTTGGTAGATAGACAAGAACCCGTGTTATTGCCACATTAGCCGCTGCATCAGAAGCAGGCGCAGCAAGAGAACTTAAATCTGCCATATAATGCATGCCATCGGCAGTTCCATCTATACTTATTGCCCCAAGTGTAGGCGCACCACTAACAACCTGTCCACCAAGCTTATTATAGGCAATAACCGTGAAATCGTCATCTCCTAAGTCTGTGCCACTTGCAGCATCATCAGTGCCCTGAAAATTTATTACCTTTGTAGACATAATCTTAATCGTAATTGCTGAGCCATATACCACTTGGTTACCATCAGCAAAACTCATATCTGCGTCGCCTACACTCAGTTTTATCTCAAACTGCGCCATAGCGGACGGCACTACGAAGGCAAGAGCAAAAATTGTTATTAGACTTGTTAACGAAACTGTCATTTTCTTTGACAACATTCGTTTTATCTCCTTGTTCTTATGGAATAAAATGTTTGACGGGTTGGGAGACCCAACCCCTACTTACCTAAAACCTAAATAAGAACGGACTCAGGGATTATTAAATCCGTATCTTGATTTGAACTTAACCTTTTGCACATTCTGTTAGGTTGCAACTCTGTTGCACACTACGATGTGCTATCTTCAAGGGTTGTCCGATGTGCTTCTAACAATGACTCTTTATGTGCTGAGATGAGTTCCTGTTCAAACTCTACCCACATTGGACTTTTCCGCCAACGGGAGACATTTGAGACAGACGTTTCGAGAAGCGTCGCTATCTCATTATCCGTTTTCCCAGCGAAAGACATCTCACATGCAGTCAAAATCATTTTTGTGTTTGAGCGGCGCATCGTAAATTCCTCGCGTAAGTGTATGAAAAATCTCGCGTTTCAACCCTTTACGCCATTAATTTTACACTATATAACGCTTCTTGTCAAATTATTTTTCAAAAAAATGCAGTTTTTTTCAAAAAAGGTGCATGATTTATCAAAAAAGGTGCGAAATTCGTCAAAAACGTGTAAAATACATGAAAATCGCCATTTGGTTTATTCTGTAGTGCAAACTTCTAACGTGCGTATCCTCCCTGTGAGTGTTTTGTTACTGACCCCTGATGACTGAAGCGGTAGGTTTAACTTCTGTCCAATTTAATTATACGTATTTCTACCCCTAAAAGTCAAGTGCCGTTGCACTTTAGTATATACTTTAATATATAAGGGCAGGCAGGCACGCACCCTGTGCCGTCCACTTCATTATAGGGCAGGTTTTGTGCCTGCCGACTGCCCTGATAAGGGGATTAGGAGTGTTACTCAATACCATGAATCAAGAAATCTATCTCTCTGTCGCACAAGCCGCCGATCTACTGGGTATCTCGCAGGAAACGCTTTACAAAGAGATACAAGCCAAGAACCTCACCGCCGTAGAGAACCCAGACAGGAAGCGGAAACATCAGGTCATCGCACACAGCGAACTCTCGCGTCTCTACGGCAACGTATACATCCCCGATGGGTACCTCGAATACGCCGGGGACAAGTCCGTCGATTTTGTCAGAGTTGCGCTCCGGCAGGAGAACGAGCGACTCCGTAAGGCGTTGGAAGATACCCAGAAACGTGAGCAATTCCTCAATGACCAACTCGCCACCGCACTTCAAAACCAAAGAACACTCATCGAGGCACACGCAGAACTCACAAAAACCCTTGATAACCTCACCACCATACTGGAGAATATGACGTAGATTCTTGGTTTTGTAAATCTTTCAATAATTTTGTAAAATACCGCTTTATTTTACAAATAATTCCTATCGAATTACAATCTTCTCAAATCTACATCTCTCGGGAGATTCCCACATTTCTCAATCCCGGTCCCTTCCTCATTGCGCCTTCCGTTCCTGTTCTTTCTGCTTGTCCGGTGGTGGATTCTATTGACACTCCCACGTCTAAAGTCGTGGGATTCTTGCTTCGTCATTTGTAACCTCCCGCAAGTGGAGGAATTACACAAACTCCACAAGCGTTTTAACTCTCCGTGTATCCCACGGCGAGGGTTCTTAAGTTGATTGCTGCGTTGACATCTCTATCGAGAAACATACCACAGTTGCTACAGTGATACTCCCGAGCCGACAGCGTTAAGGCATCTTTTTTATGTCCGCAACTGCTACAGATTTTAGAACTTGCGAAAAAGCGATCCGCCTGCACAATCGGGATACCCAATGCTTGGGCTTTCGTCTTGAGTTTCTCAAGAAAACCTCCGAGTGCCGTATCAGATAACGCCTTTGCTAACTTTCGATTCTTAAGCAGGTTCGTAACCTGTAGCGTCTCAATACCGATTCTGGATGCACACTTGAGAATATCGGTTGTCGCTTGATGGTGGGCATCGCGTCGGATACACGCAATCCGATAATGGATACGCTCTACTTTTCGCTTTTGCTTGTACCAGTTCTGACTCAAGAAAACTTTACGACTCAACTTGCGTTGTTCTCTCTTGAGTTTTCGCTCATATCGCTTCAGAGGTTTCGGGTTCTCATACTTTTTACCAGTGTCAAGCGTTGCGAGCGTCGAAATGCCTACATCTATACCGAGAGTGGGGTAGATAGAACGTTCTATCTGCTCAGGTGTTCCAATATCGGTATGAGACGCAAAATAATCAATAAACTCCGATGATACAGGGCATCGTTCGATAGGAGGCTCAACTTCTACAGAGACGGACGCAAACCAGCGGTGCGCGGTCCTTGAGACCGTAACAGATACGATTTTCCCCTTAAAACGCAATTCCTCAAACGTCTTGACCCACCCTATTTTAGGTAATTTGATACGTTTGCCTGCCATGCGGACGGCCTGCTCATCGGTTGTATAGGAATGTTTACACCCGCGCTTCTTGAACTTTGGGAACTTCGCACGCTTTGCTTTCCAATTGTCTATAGCAGCACCGAGATGATGGACGGCATACATCGCGGCTCGCTGATCTTGTGCTTGCGTCCAATCAAACGCTTTCTTCTTCTGATTAAAGCGTTTGTTAAGGTCATACATGGACAAGAAGTTATCCGCTGAGAGTTCCGCCTTAAAATCAGACAAAGCTGAGTTATATGCAAACTTCGCATAACCGCATTGCTGGTAAAACCATGCAATCTGAACCCTGTCCGGGCGTAATGCAATTTTGTGTGTCTTTATCATGGTATATCAAGTATCAAGTCTTTAACCCCTAACGAGTGGGTAGGCAGCCACGTTACCAAGTGGTAACGCTCGTTATGACTGCCAACTTGATACTATAATTATACCACAATTCTGTGTCAATGTCAAATCTATTTAAGAGTTCGGAAGACTCCCGAACCCTTATGACCCAACGCTAAAGCATTGGGATTGTTAAGGGAGTCTCTTCACTCCTACTGAAATACCCCAGCGTTTCCCTGGGGTGTTTTTAATCTCCACCTTTCCTTCTATCCCCCATCCTTGAAATTCCACTGCCGGGTCTCCCCTGGCGATAAGGACTTTCAGTTGTTAGTTTTCTGGCACGTCTTTAGACCGCGACGACACCGCCGCACTCAACATCCTTCTGAGGGCTGCAGCATCCCTTCGTGGAGAGCGGTGGGTTCCCCGCCTCTATGAAACGAGAAACAGTCCCAAAAAGCATTAGGCTTTAAGACCTCCCATCCGTTGACAACACGCTGTACCCTCCCTAAATGTTTTTCTGAGGCGTTGAGCGTCAAGAGAGTGCGGTTCCTGTGGCTAATTTTCAGAGGATCAGCACAACGTCTTCGGAAATTCGGTTGCCTGTTACTTTTTGTTAACTTTTCCCGGCTCTCCAAGTGTGTTGAAATTCTGCTGAAATTGTGGACAAAACTTAACTGTATGTATCAAAATTGGCGAAATTGGAGGGTTTTTTCCCATATTTTCCCTGTTAAACTTAACGTTATGTGCAAAAGGTTAAGTTCAAATCAAGATACGGATTTAATAATCCCTGAGTCCGTTCTTATTTTCTACATAAAGGTTTTAGGTAAGTAAGGGTTGGGTCTCCCAATCCGTCAAACATTTTATTCCACATAAGAACAAGGAGATAGAACGAATGTTGTCAAAGAAAATGGCATTTTCGTTAACAAGTCTAATCACAATATTTGCGTTGGCTTTCGTGGTGACTCCTGTAATGGCGGGTGATTTCAGCACTACGGTTACCGCAATGCATTCAACTGCAGTTGAGAATGTAAATGACAATGATGTAAGTCATGCGGATCATACCCAGTTGGAAGCTCTCACGATTACCCTTAAGATTACATTTGGTCAAGTTGTGGCGTTAGGAGCAGGTGAAGGTTTTGCTAGGGCTGACGATATTATATTTGAAGCTACTAATATGGATGGTGGTTTCCTTAGCCTTGATCCTGCGACTGTTTTTAGTACAGCGGAAACGATAAGTGATGATGGAAAAGAAGTCACGCTACCAATGACTCTTCCCACCGGTACTGCCAAGTTATACGTCCAAGTCAAAGCAGGTTCGGTTGGTGCCGCAAGTATCCATGTTGGTGACGATGACGATGCAAACGCGAAGGGTGAGTTAACGATCGATGTGTTAACAGTAAATCCTCCAGGCATGCCAGATGTTTTGAAGATTGCCAGGGTCGGTGAGCCTTATGCAACAGTCACTTCTGAAACCTTTATGGTTCATGTGCTGTTGAGTGAAGACCCTAAAGGGGGTCTCAATAAAGACTTGCTTGAAGTCTCAGAAGCGGATATTAGTTCGGTTGTTAAGTTGACATCGCCAATAGCAACAATGACAGTAGCACAGATAGGTGGTCTCGTTGCTGCAGATGGCTCAGCGGTTGATGGGACTACCGTTTTGAATACTTTAGATACGTGGCGGGATGGGATGTTGCATTTGTATCTCGTTACCCTCAAAACGAAGCCAGGCGAGAAGACGGTCACGATCAAAGTCAAAAATTTTTCAAGTAACGAGAATCCTACTCCTGGTGACTCTCAAGAAATGTATATCAGGGGTTCTGATAGTTCTCTTAATGAAGGTAGAAATATCCTGACGGTCAAGACGAAACAGGATGACCCGAAAACCCCGAAAGCCGCGGGTATGAAGTTCGGTTTACCGAAAGGTAAAGTCATCCCTGCGGGTGGCTACTTGGTGCTTGCTGAGGATAAAGCGGGTTCTTCTATTCATGTACCTCCGGGTGCTATAGATAAAACCCCAGCGCCCCACGAACGGAATGCTTCTGAGTTGATCTATAACGTCATTGACGATGGGGATCTCCCGAACTTGGAGACGTTCCTCGCCAATGGTGGCTCGATTGGGGTCATGGGCCCGAATGCCTTGATGATCACCGAGATCATGTGGGGATCGGATGCGAGTTTGGACGATCCCGGCAAGAGTCAATGGATTGAGTTATATAATGCGGGGAGCGAGTATAAGACCCAGGATGGCGATAATACCACGTATTTGATTTTCTATGGTGGAGGTGAAACTCCCGCAGCAGGTCTTCATGATCTTGCAGGCACTGTTGATGCTGTCCAAGGCCATTGGT belongs to Candidatus Dadabacteria bacterium and includes:
- a CDS encoding helix-turn-helix domain-containing protein encodes the protein MNQEIYLSVAQAADLLGISQETLYKEIQAKNLTAVENPDRKRKHQVIAHSELSRLYGNVYIPDGYLEYAGDKSVDFVRVALRQENERLRKALEDTQKREQFLNDQLATALQNQRTLIEAHAELTKTLDNLTTILENMT
- a CDS encoding transposase, whose translation is MIKTHKIALRPDRVQIAWFYQQCGYAKFAYNSALSDFKAELSADNFLSMYDLNKRFNQKKKAFDWTQAQDQRAAMYAVHHLGAAIDNWKAKRAKFPKFKKRGCKHSYTTDEQAVRMAGKRIKLPKIGWVKTFEELRFKGKIVSVTVSRTAHRWFASVSVEVEPPIERCPVSSEFIDYFASHTDIGTPEQIERSIYPTLGIDVGISTLATLDTGKKYENPKPLKRYERKLKREQRKLSRKVFLSQNWYKQKRKVERIHYRIACIRRDAHHQATTDILKCASRIGIETLQVTNLLKNRKLAKALSDTALGGFLEKLKTKAQALGIPIVQADRFFASSKICSSCGHKKDALTLSAREYHCSNCGMFLDRDVNAAINLRTLAVGYTES
- a CDS encoding lamin tail domain-containing protein, yielding MLSKKMAFSLTSLITIFALAFVVTPVMAGDFSTTVTAMHSTAVENVNDNDVSHADHTQLEALTITLKITFGQVVALGAGEGFARADDIIFEATNMDGGFLSLDPATVFSTAETISDDGKEVTLPMTLPTGTAKLYVQVKAGSVGAASIHVGDDDDANAKGELTIDVLTVNPPGMPDVLKIARVGEPYATVTSETFMVHVLLSEDPKGGLNKDLLEVSEADISSVVKLTSPIATMTVAQIGGLVAADGSAVDGTTVLNTLDTWRDGMLHLYLVTLKTKPGEKTVTIKVKNFSSNENPTPGDSQEMYIRGSDSSLNEGRNILTVKTKQDDPKTPKAAGMKFGLPKGKVIPAGGYLVLAEDKAGSSIHVPPGAIDKTPAPHERNASELIYNVIDDGDLPNLETFLANGGSIGVMGPNALMITEIMWGSDASLDDPGKSQWIELYNAGSEYKTQDGDNTTYLIFYGGGETPAAGLHDLAGTVDAVQGHWSIAGKGQSGASGKRITVKDDKNIDVEATTQAPVISPIISMSRVMTGGTYAKGTLASSWVQSTSPSSNFEANAPGVHIGSPGGMPVTFPEPPAPPPAPAPAAPVAGPMDIKITEIMVDTGSGRLPQWIELTNVSGAAKSLAGWSLMITNAAADADVIGATVSINLSGTLGVGGGEGAGGTMGKSLLLVGGTARSSSNLAGSDRVVDISSQVGQRGRYAFISSIGFMAALIPPQMTGVLAYGDTAGNLGADEAWEIPMDDSGRSSLIRREMDAGMATMGTDANGWVLASSTSLVDGPATWYGSDEDAGTPGYDAGGPLPVELSHFRPARDKATGAVVITWATQSELNNAGFFIKRSQQRDGEFKVINATMIAGAGTTSEKQFYTFTDTTAQPNIVYYYQIEDISLDGNRQTLTRGIRLKGHIGAAGKLTSTWGELKSSNE